The proteins below come from a single Conger conger chromosome 10, fConCon1.1, whole genome shotgun sequence genomic window:
- the LOC133138690 gene encoding RNA-binding protein 5-B-like isoform X2, whose protein sequence is MGADKRVGRTERSGRYGPDQSRNDSEWRDRRERDPERDYEARRWGDDRRGDRYDGERWGRDSPELRDRKRRNSDRSEDGFHSDGDEQDYRGEMGEEQENRTIMLRGLSLHVTEAEVRAALEQLEGPQPADIRLRKKRTGISRGFAFVEFYHLQDATRWMETNQNLLVIQGKTVAMHYSNPRHKKTGVEDWLCSTCGLYNFRRRLKCFRCGAAKEESETTSPTRAPDPPQPGDCYGDTIILRNIAPLTTVEAVMAALAPYANLSASNIRLIKDKQTGQNRGFAFVQLSSPLEASQLLTILQGLQPPLKLDGKTIGVDYAKSARKDLLTSDGARLSAFSVASTAIAAAQWSSSQPQQGTDARSEYSYLQEGYVPYAQYGQDYQAYYQQPGVMDPAHGTGLLGAAPGAKIIPAAAGVVVSQSAQAYQPHIVSQPITQVAQQNEAAAHSAGVVASTTATTLATTATAAAAASDGKSAPDTSTYQYDESSGFYFDPQTGLYYDPNTHYYYNSQTQQYLYWDSEKQAYVPAANGATTAQASNSTMSGGSKETKEAKEKKEKPKSKSAQQIAKDMERWAKSLNKQKENFKSSFQPLSQEEKKETAAADAGFILFEKKSGVLERQPIPLPLQVPEAAKAAEDESSSGLVAAYSGDSDPEEAESERSEEDKLTDWKKMACLLCRRQFPNKDALVRHQQLSDLHKQNLEVHKRSRLTESELEDFERKESEMKYRDRAAERREKYGIPEPPVPKKKKFTPQPPVVNYEQPTKDGLNSDNIGNKMLQAMGWKEGKGLGRNQQGITAPIQAALRMKGAGLGTKGSNYGLSPSETYKDAVRKAMFARFTEME, encoded by the exons GGTCGGTCGCACTGAGCGTAGTGGCAGGTACGGGCCAGATCAGTCCCGCAATGATTCAGAGTGGAGAGACCGGCGGGAGAGGGACCCGGAGCGCGACTACGAGGCCAGGCGCTGGGGCGATGACAGGCGTGGGGACCGCTACGACGGGGAGCGCTGGGGCCGAGACAGCCCCGAG CTGAGAGACCGGAAGAGACGCAACAGCGACAGGTCTGAAGATGGCTTCCACTCTGACGGCGATGAGCAAGACTACAGAGGAGAGATGGGCGAGGAGCAAGAGAATAGAACCATCATGCTAAGGGGCCTGTCGCTTCATGTGACCGAGGCAGAG GTCCGGGCTGCTCTGGAACAGCTGGAAGGACCCCAGCCCGCAGACATCCGGCTGAGGAAGAAGAGAACAG GTATAAGCCGAGGGTTCGCCTTCGTGGAGTTTTATCACTTGCAAGATGCGACTCGATGGATGGAGACCAATCAG AACCTGTTGGTGATCCAGGGCAAGACTGTCGCCATGCACTACAGCAACCCCCGCCACAAGAAGACAGGGGTTGAAGACTGGCTTTGCAGCACA TGTGGCCTGTACAATTTCCGAAGAAGGCTGAAGTGCTTCAGGTGTGGAGCAGCAAAAGAAG AGTCCGAGACCACCAGCCCTACGAGAGCCCCAGATCCCCCACAACCTGGAGATTGCTACGGCGACA CGATCATTCTGAGGAACATCGCCCCTCTCACCACGGTAGAGGCCGTCATGGCAGCGCTGGCGCCCTACGCCAACCTGTCTGCCAGCAACATCCGCCTCATAAAGGACAAGCAGACGGGACAGAACCGTGGCTTTGCCTTCGTTCAGCTCTCATCCCCTCTG GAGGCTTCCCAGCTTCTCACCATCCTCCAGGGACTGCAGCCGCCGCTCAAACTGGATGGGAAGACCATTGGTGTGGACTATGCCAAGAGTGCCAGGAA GGATCTGCTTACGTCAGACGGGGCCCGCCTCAGCGCCTTCTCAGTAGCCAGCACCGCCATTGCTGCCGCCCAGTGGTCCTCCAGCCAG CCTCAGCAGGGCACTGACGCACGCTCGGAGTACAGCTACCTGCAGGAGGGCTATGTGCCCTATGCCCAG TATGGTCAGGATTACCAAGCCTACTATCAGCAGCCCGGAGTAATGGATCCTGCTCATGGGACCGGCTTGCTAGGAG CTGCCCCAGGGGCCAAGATCATACCAGCCGCTGCAGGTGTGGTGGTGTCTCAGAGCGCCCAGGCCTACCAGCCCCACATTGTCAGTCAGCCCATCACACAG GTAGCGCAGCAGAATGAGGCAGCAGCACACTCTGCAGGTGTCGTGGCAAGCACAACTGCCACCACCTTAGCTACGACAGCAACGGCTGCCGCGGCAGCCTCCGACGGCAAATCCG CTCCTGACACATCGACCTACCAGTACGACGAGTCCTCCGGGTTCTACTTTGACCCACAAACTGGGCTCTACTACGATCCAAATACTCAT TATTACTACAACTCCCAGACACAGCAGTATCTGTACTGGGACAGTGAGAAGCAGGCGTACGTACCTGCGGCCAATGGCGCCACCACTGCACAGGCCTCAAACTCCACTATGTCAGGTGGCTCCAAGGAGACCAAAGAGGCCAAGGAGAagaaggaaaagccaaagagCAAGTCTGCACAACAG ATCGCCAAGGACATGGAGCGCTGGGCTAAGAGCCTGAACAAGCAGAAGGAGAACTTTAAGAGCAGCTTCCAGCCCCTGAGCCAGGAAGAGAAGAAGGAGACGGCTGCAGCCGACGCAGGCTTCATCCTCTTTGAGAAAAAG AGCGGCGTGTTGGAGAGGCAGCCCATTCCTCTGCCGCTGCAGGTCCCCGAGGCCGCCAAGGCTGCAGAGGATGAAAGCTCT AGTGGTCTGGTGGCGGCGTACAGCGGCGACAGCGACCCGGAGGAGGCGGAGTCTGAGCGGAGTGAGGAGGACAAGCTGACGGACTGGAAGAAGATGGCCTGCCTGCTGTGCCGCAGGCAGTTCCCCAACAAGGACGCGCTGGTGCGCCACCAGCAGCTCTCAGACCTCCACAAG CAAAACCTAGAGGTTCACAAAAGATCCAGACTGACCGAATCAGAGCTGGAGGACTTTGAGAGGAAGGAGAGTGAG ATGAAATACAGGGACCGGGCTGCTGAAAGAAGAGAGAAGTACGGCATCCCGGAACCTCCAgtaccaaagaagaagaagtttACCCCTCAGCCGCCTGTCGT GAATTACGAGCAACCTACAAAGGACGGCCTGAACAGCGACAACATCGGGAACAAGATGCTGCAGGCCATGGGCTGGAAGGAGGGCAAGGGCCTGGGGCGGAATCAGCAGGGCATCACCGCGCCCATCCAG GCTGCTCTGAGGATGAAGGGAGCAGGCTTGGGGACGAAGGGCAGCAATTATGGACTATCTCCATCCGAGACCTACAAGGACGCCGTGCGCAAGGCCATGTTCGCTCGCTTCACGGAGATGGAGTGA
- the LOC133138690 gene encoding RNA-binding protein 5-B-like isoform X1, with protein MGADKRVGRTERSGRYGPDQSRNDSEWRDRRERDPERDYEARRWGDDRRGDRYDGERWGRDSPELRDRKRRNSDRSEDGFHSDGDEQDYRGEMGEEQENRTIMLRGLSLHVTEAEVRAALEQLEGPQPADIRLRKKRTGISRGFAFVEFYHLQDATRWMETNQNLLVIQGKTVAMHYSNPRHKKTGVEDWLCSTCGLYNFRRRLKCFRCGAAKEESETTSPTRAPDPPQPGDCYGDTIILRNIAPLTTVEAVMAALAPYANLSASNIRLIKDKQTGQNRGFAFVQLSSPLEASQLLTILQGLQPPLKLDGKTIGVDYAKSARKDLLTSDGARLSAFSVASTAIAAAQWSSSQPQQGTDARSEYSYLQEGYVPYAQYGQDYQAYYQQPGVMDPAHGTGLLGAAPGAKIIPAAAGVVVSQSAQAYQPHIVSQPITQVAQQNEAAAHSAGVVASTTATTLATTATAAAAASDGKSAPDTSTYQYDESSGFYFDPQTGLYYDPNTHYYYNSQTQQYLYWDSEKQAYVPAANGATTAQASNSTMSGGSKETKEAKEKKEKPKSKSAQQIAKDMERWAKSLNKQKENFKSSFQPLSQEEKKETAAADAGFILFEKKQSGVLERQPIPLPLQVPEAAKAAEDESSSGLVAAYSGDSDPEEAESERSEEDKLTDWKKMACLLCRRQFPNKDALVRHQQLSDLHKQNLEVHKRSRLTESELEDFERKESEMKYRDRAAERREKYGIPEPPVPKKKKFTPQPPVVNYEQPTKDGLNSDNIGNKMLQAMGWKEGKGLGRNQQGITAPIQAALRMKGAGLGTKGSNYGLSPSETYKDAVRKAMFARFTEME; from the exons GGTCGGTCGCACTGAGCGTAGTGGCAGGTACGGGCCAGATCAGTCCCGCAATGATTCAGAGTGGAGAGACCGGCGGGAGAGGGACCCGGAGCGCGACTACGAGGCCAGGCGCTGGGGCGATGACAGGCGTGGGGACCGCTACGACGGGGAGCGCTGGGGCCGAGACAGCCCCGAG CTGAGAGACCGGAAGAGACGCAACAGCGACAGGTCTGAAGATGGCTTCCACTCTGACGGCGATGAGCAAGACTACAGAGGAGAGATGGGCGAGGAGCAAGAGAATAGAACCATCATGCTAAGGGGCCTGTCGCTTCATGTGACCGAGGCAGAG GTCCGGGCTGCTCTGGAACAGCTGGAAGGACCCCAGCCCGCAGACATCCGGCTGAGGAAGAAGAGAACAG GTATAAGCCGAGGGTTCGCCTTCGTGGAGTTTTATCACTTGCAAGATGCGACTCGATGGATGGAGACCAATCAG AACCTGTTGGTGATCCAGGGCAAGACTGTCGCCATGCACTACAGCAACCCCCGCCACAAGAAGACAGGGGTTGAAGACTGGCTTTGCAGCACA TGTGGCCTGTACAATTTCCGAAGAAGGCTGAAGTGCTTCAGGTGTGGAGCAGCAAAAGAAG AGTCCGAGACCACCAGCCCTACGAGAGCCCCAGATCCCCCACAACCTGGAGATTGCTACGGCGACA CGATCATTCTGAGGAACATCGCCCCTCTCACCACGGTAGAGGCCGTCATGGCAGCGCTGGCGCCCTACGCCAACCTGTCTGCCAGCAACATCCGCCTCATAAAGGACAAGCAGACGGGACAGAACCGTGGCTTTGCCTTCGTTCAGCTCTCATCCCCTCTG GAGGCTTCCCAGCTTCTCACCATCCTCCAGGGACTGCAGCCGCCGCTCAAACTGGATGGGAAGACCATTGGTGTGGACTATGCCAAGAGTGCCAGGAA GGATCTGCTTACGTCAGACGGGGCCCGCCTCAGCGCCTTCTCAGTAGCCAGCACCGCCATTGCTGCCGCCCAGTGGTCCTCCAGCCAG CCTCAGCAGGGCACTGACGCACGCTCGGAGTACAGCTACCTGCAGGAGGGCTATGTGCCCTATGCCCAG TATGGTCAGGATTACCAAGCCTACTATCAGCAGCCCGGAGTAATGGATCCTGCTCATGGGACCGGCTTGCTAGGAG CTGCCCCAGGGGCCAAGATCATACCAGCCGCTGCAGGTGTGGTGGTGTCTCAGAGCGCCCAGGCCTACCAGCCCCACATTGTCAGTCAGCCCATCACACAG GTAGCGCAGCAGAATGAGGCAGCAGCACACTCTGCAGGTGTCGTGGCAAGCACAACTGCCACCACCTTAGCTACGACAGCAACGGCTGCCGCGGCAGCCTCCGACGGCAAATCCG CTCCTGACACATCGACCTACCAGTACGACGAGTCCTCCGGGTTCTACTTTGACCCACAAACTGGGCTCTACTACGATCCAAATACTCAT TATTACTACAACTCCCAGACACAGCAGTATCTGTACTGGGACAGTGAGAAGCAGGCGTACGTACCTGCGGCCAATGGCGCCACCACTGCACAGGCCTCAAACTCCACTATGTCAGGTGGCTCCAAGGAGACCAAAGAGGCCAAGGAGAagaaggaaaagccaaagagCAAGTCTGCACAACAG ATCGCCAAGGACATGGAGCGCTGGGCTAAGAGCCTGAACAAGCAGAAGGAGAACTTTAAGAGCAGCTTCCAGCCCCTGAGCCAGGAAGAGAAGAAGGAGACGGCTGCAGCCGACGCAGGCTTCATCCTCTTTGAGAAAAAG CAGAGCGGCGTGTTGGAGAGGCAGCCCATTCCTCTGCCGCTGCAGGTCCCCGAGGCCGCCAAGGCTGCAGAGGATGAAAGCTCT AGTGGTCTGGTGGCGGCGTACAGCGGCGACAGCGACCCGGAGGAGGCGGAGTCTGAGCGGAGTGAGGAGGACAAGCTGACGGACTGGAAGAAGATGGCCTGCCTGCTGTGCCGCAGGCAGTTCCCCAACAAGGACGCGCTGGTGCGCCACCAGCAGCTCTCAGACCTCCACAAG CAAAACCTAGAGGTTCACAAAAGATCCAGACTGACCGAATCAGAGCTGGAGGACTTTGAGAGGAAGGAGAGTGAG ATGAAATACAGGGACCGGGCTGCTGAAAGAAGAGAGAAGTACGGCATCCCGGAACCTCCAgtaccaaagaagaagaagtttACCCCTCAGCCGCCTGTCGT GAATTACGAGCAACCTACAAAGGACGGCCTGAACAGCGACAACATCGGGAACAAGATGCTGCAGGCCATGGGCTGGAAGGAGGGCAAGGGCCTGGGGCGGAATCAGCAGGGCATCACCGCGCCCATCCAG GCTGCTCTGAGGATGAAGGGAGCAGGCTTGGGGACGAAGGGCAGCAATTATGGACTATCTCCATCCGAGACCTACAAGGACGCCGTGCGCAAGGCCATGTTCGCTCGCTTCACGGAGATGGAGTGA